From the Psychrobacillus sp. FSL K6-4046 genome, one window contains:
- the pckA gene encoding phosphoenolpyruvate carboxykinase (ATP): MNSIDTVSELNELLAGNNISLQLSVPQLVEKATSRGEAVLTSTGAVKAETGKYTGRSPKDKYIVEEPISKDKIDWGSVNQPISSSHFEALYSKVMNYLKEKNELFVFKGYAGADKDSRLSIQVINEYAWHNLFAHQLFIRPSEEELISHKADFTVISAPNFKANPAVDGTNSETFIIVSMEKRIVLIGGTEYAGEMKKSIFSIMNYLLPEQNILPMHCSANVGEKGDVTLFFGLSGTGKTTLSADAGRKLIGDDEHGWSDNGVFNIEGGCYAKCIDLTRENEPQIFDAIKFGTVLENVVVDPTTRTADYTDSSLTENTRAAYPIQYIDNIVDPSVAGHPNTIIFLTADAFGVLPPISKLTKEQAMYHFLSGFTSKLAGTERGITSPQPAFSTCFGSPFLPLHATVYAEMLGKKIDEHGAQVFLVNTGWTGGEYGVGSRMKLSYTRTMVRAAIEGKLTDVETTKDAVFGLDIPTSIDGVPSEVLIPRNAWENKAAYDQKASELAQSFRENFKKFGTVSEEISLKGGPTA, from the coding sequence ATGAATTCAATCGATACTGTGAGCGAACTGAACGAATTGTTAGCTGGTAATAATATTAGCCTGCAATTATCAGTACCACAATTAGTGGAAAAAGCTACGTCAAGAGGAGAAGCAGTACTAACTTCCACTGGAGCTGTTAAAGCAGAGACGGGCAAATATACAGGACGTTCTCCAAAAGACAAGTATATAGTTGAGGAACCTATCTCAAAAGACAAAATCGATTGGGGATCTGTAAACCAACCTATCTCATCTTCGCACTTTGAAGCATTATATTCAAAAGTTATGAACTATTTAAAGGAAAAAAATGAACTATTCGTCTTTAAAGGATACGCTGGTGCAGACAAGGATTCACGTTTAAGCATCCAAGTAATCAACGAATACGCTTGGCATAACCTGTTTGCTCACCAATTATTCATTCGTCCTTCTGAAGAGGAGTTAATATCTCATAAAGCAGACTTCACTGTCATTAGTGCTCCGAACTTCAAAGCAAATCCTGCTGTTGACGGAACTAATTCAGAAACATTTATCATTGTATCCATGGAAAAACGCATCGTTTTAATCGGTGGTACGGAATACGCAGGAGAAATGAAAAAGTCTATATTCTCTATTATGAACTATTTATTGCCTGAACAAAATATTTTGCCTATGCACTGCTCTGCTAACGTTGGAGAAAAAGGTGATGTAACATTATTCTTCGGTCTATCAGGTACTGGAAAAACTACATTATCTGCTGATGCTGGAAGAAAACTAATTGGTGATGATGAGCACGGCTGGTCTGATAATGGCGTATTTAATATCGAAGGCGGCTGCTATGCAAAATGTATCGACCTAACAAGAGAAAATGAACCACAAATTTTTGACGCTATCAAATTTGGTACAGTTTTAGAAAACGTAGTTGTAGACCCTACTACTCGTACTGCTGATTATACGGATAGCTCATTAACTGAAAATACTCGTGCAGCTTATCCAATTCAATATATAGATAATATTGTTGATCCATCTGTTGCTGGTCATCCAAACACAATCATCTTCTTAACTGCAGATGCATTTGGAGTGTTACCTCCAATCAGCAAGCTTACTAAAGAGCAAGCAATGTATCACTTCTTGAGTGGATTCACTTCTAAGCTTGCTGGTACAGAGCGTGGAATTACTTCTCCACAACCTGCATTCTCAACATGCTTCGGTTCTCCATTCCTACCATTACATGCAACTGTGTACGCTGAAATGCTTGGGAAGAAAATCGATGAGCATGGTGCTCAAGTATTCTTAGTAAACACTGGCTGGACTGGTGGAGAATATGGTGTAGGAAGCCGCATGAAGCTTTCTTACACGCGTACGATGGTTCGTGCTGCAATCGAAGGTAAATTAACTGACGTAGAAACAACTAAAGATGCAGTATTTGGATTAGATATTCCTACTAGCATTGACGGAGTTCCTTCTGAGGTATTAATCCCTCGTAACGCATGGGAAAATAAAGCCGCTTATGATCAAAAAGCGTCTGAGCTAGCTCAATCCTTCCGCGAAAACTTCAAAAAGTTTGGAACTGTCTCTGAAGAGATCTCATTAAAAGGCGGTCCTACTGCTTAA
- a CDS encoding gamma carbonic anhydrase family protein has translation MIYPYKDKKPSIDESVYIADYVTITGDVTIGPETTIWFNTVIRGDVAPTVIGSRVSIQDLSCLHQSPNNPLIIEDEVTVGHQVTLHSCTIRKGALIGMGSIILDGAEIGEGAFIGAGSLVPQGKKIPPNTLAFGSPAKVIRELNEEDKKDVQRIIHEYAEKGQYYKSIKPI, from the coding sequence TTGATTTATCCTTACAAAGATAAGAAACCTTCGATCGATGAATCAGTTTATATTGCTGATTATGTCACAATTACAGGGGATGTTACAATCGGACCAGAGACTACAATTTGGTTTAATACGGTAATTAGAGGGGACGTTGCCCCTACTGTGATCGGAAGTAGAGTAAGCATTCAAGATTTAAGTTGCCTACACCAAAGTCCCAATAACCCATTAATCATTGAAGATGAGGTCACTGTCGGCCATCAGGTCACTTTACATAGCTGCACAATCCGAAAAGGTGCTTTAATTGGCATGGGTTCCATTATATTAGATGGCGCTGAAATAGGTGAGGGTGCTTTTATTGGAGCAGGAAGCTTGGTTCCTCAAGGCAAAAAAATTCCACCTAATACGCTTGCTTTTGGAAGTCCAGCAAAGGTTATACGAGAACTAAATGAGGAAGATAAAAAAGATGTGCAACGAATTATTCATGAGTATGCTGAAAAAGGACAATACTATAAATCGATAAAACCAATTTAA
- a CDS encoding malic enzyme-like NAD(P)-binding protein: protein MENQHIIRNIIVETPSKPGNFAKVATAIGMGEGDIGDITTLKSGALTTIRDISVTSKSKKDFEKIISNIEAIGNGVKIQAISDDVLKAHEGGKIAMKSRYDVRSLGDLQRIYTPGVASVCMEIVNEPDKAQYFTSIGNSVAIVTDGTAILGLGNIGSVAGMPVMEGKSVLLDQFVGLSGIPILLDTSDPDEVVETIKHIHQGFGAILLEDIGSPHCFEIEERLKAELPIPVMHDDQHGTAVVALSAILSACRATEVDIKKARIGQIGLGAAGLAICRMLMAYGVEDVYGLDRQEAAKERLLQYGGQTMNSLEEMMENCDIIVATTGVQGLIKPEMVRKGQIILALSNPNPEILPSEAIAAGAAFAADGRSVNNVIGFPGIFKGALNAGAKEITYPMLIAAAKAIVDYTRPGELIPNPLDPAVHYIVARAVEEAVMKQA from the coding sequence ATGGAAAACCAACATATTATTCGTAATATAATAGTAGAAACACCTTCTAAACCTGGTAACTTTGCTAAGGTAGCAACTGCCATTGGTATGGGAGAAGGCGATATAGGGGATATTACAACTTTAAAAAGTGGTGCTTTAACTACTATTCGCGACATATCTGTTACAAGCAAGTCTAAAAAAGATTTTGAAAAAATTATAAGTAATATAGAAGCTATTGGAAACGGTGTGAAAATTCAAGCGATCAGTGATGATGTATTGAAAGCGCATGAAGGTGGAAAGATTGCGATGAAGAGCAGATATGACGTTCGTTCACTAGGGGACCTTCAAAGAATCTACACACCTGGTGTAGCTAGTGTTTGCATGGAGATTGTCAATGAACCAGACAAGGCTCAATATTTTACTTCTATCGGAAATTCAGTAGCTATTGTTACGGATGGAACTGCTATATTAGGGTTAGGTAACATCGGTTCTGTTGCAGGTATGCCGGTAATGGAAGGGAAATCTGTACTGTTAGATCAGTTTGTAGGATTGAGCGGTATACCGATTCTATTAGATACGAGCGATCCGGACGAAGTAGTAGAAACTATTAAGCATATTCACCAAGGATTTGGTGCAATATTGCTTGAAGATATCGGTTCACCACATTGTTTTGAAATAGAAGAAAGATTAAAAGCAGAGCTTCCGATCCCTGTTATGCATGATGACCAGCATGGAACTGCAGTGGTAGCATTGTCTGCTATACTTTCTGCATGTCGAGCTACCGAGGTAGATATCAAAAAGGCAAGGATTGGTCAGATAGGCTTAGGAGCAGCAGGATTAGCTATATGCCGTATGCTAATGGCCTATGGAGTAGAAGATGTATATGGATTGGATCGTCAGGAAGCGGCAAAAGAGCGTCTGCTTCAGTACGGTGGTCAGACAATGAATTCTTTAGAAGAAATGATGGAGAACTGTGATATTATCGTAGCTACTACTGGTGTTCAAGGTTTGATAAAACCAGAGATGGTGCGAAAAGGTCAAATCATATTAGCGCTTTCTAACCCTAATCCAGAAATCCTTCCATCTGAAGCGATTGCGGCTGGAGCAGCTTTTGCTGCAGATGGTCGCTCAGTAAATAATGTAATAGGATTCCCAGGAATTTTTAAAGGTGCTTTAAATGCTGGGGCTAAAGAAATCACGTATCCAATGCTGATTGCAGCGGCGAAGGCAATTGTGGATTATACAAGACCGGGTGAGCTAATACCAAACCCATTAGATCCTGCAGTCCATTATATTGTCGCTCGTGCAGTGGAAGAGGCTGTAATGAAACAAGCTTAA
- a CDS encoding type II CAAX endopeptidase family protein, translating to MVKQLILLIGPTIMIILGLVLIKNIAITFLLFYGWLLVVPILVSYRRKSRTRLIFPQPKYSMTVGIISGFICLIAIYSFAYLLQSIAIDQEGLEVALVQWDFTGAKVIFLVLFLIFINPILEEFYWRRFMYDRLLHRLGSKLTIIITAFFYALYHFVVVMPIFHIPVFATLMVFLAGIMWGIFRSRFHTIVPSIVSHSIADLGIMLVYLFIII from the coding sequence AGGTCTTGTCCTTATAAAGAATATAGCCATTACATTTTTGCTCTTCTATGGCTGGTTACTGGTTGTTCCAATCCTAGTAAGCTATAGAAGGAAATCACGTACTCGTTTAATATTCCCTCAACCGAAGTACTCGATGACTGTGGGGATTATAAGCGGATTTATTTGCTTAATAGCTATTTATAGTTTTGCCTACTTGCTTCAATCGATAGCTATAGATCAAGAAGGCTTGGAAGTAGCTCTTGTCCAATGGGATTTTACAGGAGCGAAAGTAATTTTCCTTGTACTTTTCCTTATTTTCATTAACCCTATATTAGAAGAGTTTTATTGGAGAAGGTTTATGTATGACCGATTACTACATCGACTTGGATCAAAGCTTACAATTATTATAACGGCATTTTTTTATGCCCTATATCATTTTGTAGTGGTCATGCCTATTTTCCATATACCTGTTTTCGCTACCTTGATGGTTTTCCTTGCAGGAATTATGTGGGGCATTTTTCGCTCAAGATTTCATACTATTGTTCCATCCATTGTCAGTCATAGTATAGCGGATTTAGGAATCATGCTTGTTTACTTGTTTATTATTATTTAG
- a CDS encoding prolyl oligopeptidase family serine peptidase, which translates to MKKDGTIDRIRVYPSPNPNVHLKEITYWSCGLRIKGMLAYPIKEGIYDGMLYCRGGIQGVGMVRPARIAQFASQGLVIFAPYYRGNRGGEGRDEFGGEDRWDAVYAVDVLKQFCNPDKVHLFAFSRGGMMALWTAVIREDISSLVSWAGVSDIYLTYEERLDMRRMMKRVIGGTPSNREEEYEGRNVLNQIEEIHAPVLIIHGREDVNVSIEHAKVLEQALIGYNKIVETWYYPDFTHYFPSKVNRQVVKDVCIWMKKHGGGK; encoded by the coding sequence ATGAAGAAAGATGGAACGATTGATAGAATTCGTGTATATCCATCTCCAAATCCGAATGTGCATTTAAAAGAAATTACATACTGGTCCTGTGGCTTACGGATAAAAGGAATGCTAGCATATCCGATCAAAGAGGGAATTTATGATGGAATGCTGTATTGCAGAGGAGGGATCCAAGGGGTTGGCATGGTTCGCCCTGCACGAATTGCTCAATTTGCTTCTCAAGGACTTGTTATCTTTGCCCCTTATTATCGTGGAAATCGTGGCGGAGAAGGAAGAGATGAGTTTGGTGGCGAGGATCGATGGGATGCCGTTTATGCGGTGGATGTATTAAAACAATTTTGCAACCCCGACAAAGTCCATCTTTTTGCCTTTTCTAGGGGTGGCATGATGGCCTTATGGACAGCTGTTATAAGGGAAGACATCAGCTCGCTTGTTTCCTGGGCTGGAGTATCTGATATTTATCTCACATATGAGGAAAGACTGGATATGCGAAGAATGATGAAGCGCGTAATAGGTGGAACTCCTTCCAACCGTGAGGAAGAATATGAGGGAAGAAATGTATTAAATCAAATCGAAGAAATTCATGCACCTGTGTTAATCATTCATGGGAGAGAAGATGTGAATGTATCAATTGAGCATGCAAAAGTGTTAGAACAGGCTTTAATAGGGTATAACAAAATTGTAGAGACATGGTATTATCCAGACTTCACACATTACTTTCCTTCGAAGGTAAATCGACAAGTAGTGAAGGACGTGTGTATATGGATGAAAAAACATGGAGGAGGCAAATAA
- a CDS encoding RDD family protein: MRMNATFLLRFKAFMIDYIFILVYLALLFVINVFLFPSLQAFFNGSLIVAQVTGFLMVTFPVSLYFIVFDSPIGGQSIGKRKTGIQVVNKNGEAISLLRTTFRTVLKFLPWELSHYLVYRLVYIGDGEIPFSYYLIGGLIYILMFAYILTAIFTKKKQSLYDILAGTEVVKR; encoded by the coding sequence ATGAGGATGAATGCTACCTTTCTACTCCGTTTTAAGGCCTTCATGATTGATTACATTTTTATATTAGTTTATTTAGCCCTTCTCTTTGTGATCAATGTATTCCTGTTCCCATCTTTACAAGCGTTTTTCAATGGTTCTTTAATAGTGGCTCAGGTTACAGGTTTTTTAATGGTAACTTTTCCAGTGTCGCTATATTTTATAGTTTTTGACTCACCTATTGGAGGGCAGTCTATTGGAAAAAGAAAAACTGGGATACAAGTGGTTAATAAAAACGGAGAAGCAATATCACTATTGCGAACAACTTTTCGAACCGTCCTAAAATTTTTACCATGGGAGTTGTCACATTACCTTGTTTATCGACTTGTTTATATAGGTGATGGCGAAATACCATTCTCCTACTACCTGATTGGTGGACTGATTTATATACTTATGTTTGCATATATTTTGACCGCCATTTTTACTAAGAAAAAACAGTCTTTGTATGATATTCTGGCAGGAACAGAGGTTGTTAAGAGATAG
- a CDS encoding NUDIX domain-containing protein codes for MISFNDLNGYRVDLSFEKGNFSIVPQHVLILAQKNHKWLLTNHPKRGIEFPGGKKEVYETIEEAAIRETLEETNVAVYRLEWFAEYVVHDVKPFCKAVFIAEVKDIHTEAVQYETDGAVWLTSKELKSCPNLSFHMKDKGMEVILKKVMIYEERWND; via the coding sequence ATGATTTCTTTTAATGATTTAAATGGATATAGGGTGGATCTTAGTTTTGAAAAAGGTAACTTTTCAATAGTGCCTCAGCATGTGCTCATTTTAGCACAGAAAAATCATAAATGGTTATTAACTAACCATCCTAAAAGAGGAATAGAGTTTCCAGGTGGTAAAAAAGAGGTATATGAAACTATAGAGGAAGCTGCTATCCGAGAAACTTTAGAAGAAACGAATGTAGCAGTATACCGATTAGAATGGTTTGCCGAATATGTAGTTCATGATGTGAAACCATTTTGTAAGGCGGTATTTATAGCAGAGGTGAAGGATATACATACAGAGGCAGTACAGTATGAAACAGATGGAGCAGTCTGGCTCACGTCAAAGGAGCTAAAATCTTGTCCTAACTTAAGCTTTCATATGAAGGACAAAGGAATGGAAGTCATTCTTAAGAAGGTGATGATTTATGAAGAAAGATGGAACGATTGA
- the metK gene encoding methionine adenosyltransferase — protein MTQRRLFTSESVTEGHPDKICDQISDAILDAILTEDPNARVACETTVTTGLVLVAGEITTSTYVDIPKVVRATIQEIGYTRAKYGFDSETSAVLTAIDEQSVDIAMGVDQALEAREGSMSDSDIEAIGAGDQGLMFGYACNETPELMPLPISLAHKLARRLAEVRKDETLDYLRPDGKTQVTVEYDENNNPVHIDTIVISTQHHPEVTLEQIQKDLKEHVIKPVVPTNLITDETKYFINPTGRFVIGGPQGDAGLTGRKIIVDTYGGYARHGGGAFSGKDPTKVDRSAAYAARYVAKNIVAAGLADRCEVQLAYAIGVAQPVSIAIDTFETGKVSEADLVTYIRELFDLRPAGIIKMLDLRRPIYKQTAAYGHFGRTDIDAPWERTDKAELLKQKAGL, from the coding sequence TTGACACAAAGACGATTATTTACATCGGAATCAGTAACAGAAGGTCATCCAGATAAAATTTGTGACCAAATATCAGATGCTATCTTAGATGCGATTTTAACGGAAGATCCAAACGCTCGTGTAGCTTGTGAAACAACAGTTACTACAGGTTTGGTTTTAGTTGCTGGAGAAATCACAACCTCTACTTATGTAGACATTCCAAAAGTAGTGCGAGCTACTATTCAAGAAATTGGATATACGCGAGCTAAATATGGTTTTGACTCAGAAACGTCAGCAGTTCTTACAGCTATCGATGAGCAATCGGTTGATATCGCTATGGGAGTTGACCAAGCACTAGAAGCTCGAGAAGGTTCGATGTCTGATTCTGATATTGAAGCAATCGGAGCTGGGGACCAAGGTTTAATGTTTGGCTATGCTTGTAATGAAACACCAGAGCTTATGCCACTTCCAATTAGCCTAGCCCACAAATTAGCTCGCCGATTAGCTGAGGTTCGTAAAGACGAAACATTAGATTACTTACGACCAGATGGTAAAACACAAGTAACAGTAGAATATGACGAAAATAACAATCCAGTTCATATCGATACGATTGTTATTTCCACACAGCATCATCCGGAAGTAACGTTAGAACAAATTCAAAAAGATTTAAAAGAACATGTTATTAAACCAGTAGTTCCTACTAATTTAATAACAGACGAAACAAAGTACTTTATCAATCCGACTGGTCGCTTTGTTATCGGTGGTCCACAAGGGGATGCAGGTTTGACAGGTCGTAAAATTATCGTAGATACTTACGGTGGGTATGCTCGTCATGGAGGAGGAGCTTTCTCTGGTAAGGATCCAACAAAAGTAGACCGTTCTGCAGCTTATGCAGCTCGTTATGTGGCAAAGAATATTGTTGCAGCTGGTCTTGCTGATCGTTGTGAGGTACAGCTTGCTTATGCAATCGGAGTAGCACAGCCTGTATCAATTGCTATTGATACATTTGAAACAGGTAAAGTATCCGAAGCAGATTTGGTAACTTATATCCGTGAGCTATTTGACCTTCGCCCAGCTGGCATAATTAAAATGTTAGACCTTCGTCGCCCAATCTACAAGCAAACTGCTGCTTACGGACATTTTGGACGTACTGATATTGATGCACCATGGGAAAGAACAGACAAAGCAGAGCTATTAAAGCAAAAGGCTGGTCTATAA
- a CDS encoding alpha/beta hydrolase → MWKWESDEKAKAVVIIVHSAYEHHRRYAWLIEKLRSSNCHIVMGDLPGHGELVRAKTIHDESFDLYKEYIKQAVQVAVSYDLPIFIIGHGLGATLVMKMLHKIEVQYAGVILTSPWLQLNKLPSKWTKTLAKISVQQKINHDIQLKELTRNYGAYQNLVDDPYYRTIISHGWYKELENEMRTVSQYHESIPNVPLLLMTGERDKITDTTAAKVWLKKQELSDYQFKEWKNCFHDLYLEPEREEIFTYSHSFINNVLRSIGYIV, encoded by the coding sequence ATGTGGAAATGGGAATCAGATGAAAAAGCAAAAGCAGTAGTAATAATTGTTCATAGTGCCTATGAACATCACAGACGCTATGCTTGGTTAATCGAAAAATTGAGAAGCTCTAATTGCCATATAGTAATGGGAGATTTACCAGGACATGGAGAGTTGGTGAGAGCAAAAACGATCCATGATGAATCTTTTGATCTTTACAAAGAATACATAAAACAAGCAGTACAGGTGGCAGTTTCCTATGACCTTCCTATATTCATCATTGGACATGGTCTTGGGGCAACCCTGGTGATGAAAATGTTACATAAAATAGAGGTCCAGTATGCTGGTGTCATCTTGACATCGCCATGGCTACAATTGAACAAGCTTCCATCTAAATGGACCAAAACTTTAGCCAAAATTTCTGTACAGCAAAAGATAAACCATGATATTCAGCTCAAGGAACTCACTAGAAACTATGGCGCTTATCAAAATCTAGTGGATGATCCTTATTATCGAACAATAATTTCACATGGCTGGTATAAAGAACTGGAAAATGAGATGAGAACGGTTAGTCAATATCATGAATCTATTCCTAATGTTCCTTTACTATTGATGACAGGGGAAAGAGATAAAATTACGGATACAACCGCAGCTAAAGTATGGCTGAAAAAGCAAGAGCTTTCGGATTATCAATTTAAGGAATGGAAGAATTGCTTTCATGACTTGTATCTAGAGCCAGAAAGAGAAGAAATATTTACGTATTCCCATTCCTTTATTAATAATGTATTACGATCCATCGGATATATCGTGTAA
- a CDS encoding DUF4083 family protein yields the protein MDIITLIIILSLIMLGVISFTLFIRRLLINATPRSSHTSSESNIDKKLDKIIMLLEENKSSK from the coding sequence ATGGATATTATTACGTTAATCATTATTTTGAGTTTAATCATGCTAGGAGTAATATCATTCACACTTTTTATAAGAAGACTATTAATAAATGCCACACCAAGATCGTCTCACACCTCTTCTGAATCCAATATTGACAAAAAATTGGACAAAATTATCATGTTGTTAGAAGAGAATAAATCTTCAAAATAG